A single genomic interval of Xyrauchen texanus isolate HMW12.3.18 chromosome 40, RBS_HiC_50CHRs, whole genome shotgun sequence harbors:
- the LOC127633298 gene encoding BMP and activin membrane-bound inhibitor homolog translates to MDRHSSLVSLWFQLELCAMAVLLTKGEIRCYCDAPHCVATGYMCKSELNACFTKVLDQLNMNSPLTHGCLDPVLNSADVCANKNMDISDRSSSPIECCHDDMCNYRGLHDLTHPRGDSTDRYHSSNQNLITRVQELASAKEVWFRAAVIAVPIAGGLILVLLIMLALRMLRSENKRLQAQRQQMLSRLHYSFHGHHHAKKGHVAKLDLECMVPVTGHENCCLGCDKLRQTEHCAGGGSGSEHLLSLVHWGMYTGHGKLEFV, encoded by the exons atgGATCGCCATTCCAGCCTTGTTTCTCTCTGGTTTCAGCTGGAACTTTGCGCGATGGCTGTTCTTCTCACGAAAG GAGAGATCAGGTGTTACTGTGATGCGCCACACTGTGTTGCCACTGGATATATGTGTAAATCGGAGCTTAACGCATGCTTCACCAAGGTCCTGGACCAACTTAACATGAACTCACCTCTAACACACGGCTGCCTAGATCCAGTTTTAAACTCTGCAGACGTGTGCGCCAATAAAAACATGGACATTTCTGACAGAAGCTCTTCTCCCATAGAATGTTGTCATGACGATATGTGTAACTACAGGGGTCTGCATGACCTCACGCACCCTCGGGGTGATTCCACAG ACCGATACCACAGCTCCAATCAGAACCTAATCACAAGGGTGCAAGAGTTAGCTTCTGCTAAAGAGGTGTGGTTCCGCGCGGCAGTCATAGCTGTTCCCATCGCGGGCGGCCTTATCCTGGTCCTGCTGATTATGCTGGCATTGCGAATGCTACGTAGCGAAAACAAGCGGCTGCAGGCCCAGCGCCAACAGATGCTATCCCGCCTGCATTACAGTTTCCATGGACACCACCATGCCAAGAAAGGCCATGTTGCCAAGTTGGACCTGGAGTGCATGGTGCCGGTAACGGGACATGAGAACTGCTGTCTGGGCTGCGATAAGCTGCGGCAGACAGAACATTGTGCTGGAGGAGGGAGCGGAAGTGAACACCTCCTATCTCTGGTGCACTGGGGGATGTATACGGGACACGGCAAGCTGGAGTTTGTTTGA